Proteins encoded by one window of Halomonas sp. Bachu 37:
- the nadD gene encoding nicotinate-nucleotide adenylyltransferase — MFGGTFDPVHLGHLRSAVEVREVLELDRLHMIPAPQPPLRDRPQVAPLTRLELLEAGIGDTPGLVADGRELERSGPSYTVDTLKELRQEYGDEARLVMVVGLDAFLRLGQWRDPQRLFELAHVVVLDRPDSPQHSHAPLPDAPWELLGDREVDSVAKLMQRPGGGLLHLRLPSRMAISATEIRRRLASGLSVRYLLAEAVERRIQAKHLYRG, encoded by the coding sequence ATGTTCGGCGGGACCTTCGACCCGGTGCACTTGGGGCACTTGCGTAGCGCCGTGGAAGTGCGGGAGGTCTTGGAGCTGGATCGCCTGCACATGATACCGGCTCCCCAGCCTCCGCTACGCGACCGCCCCCAGGTGGCACCGTTGACGCGCCTGGAACTGCTCGAGGCGGGAATCGGCGATACGCCGGGGTTGGTGGCGGATGGTCGCGAGCTTGAGCGGTCAGGGCCGTCCTATACTGTGGATACGCTGAAAGAGCTGCGCCAGGAGTATGGTGACGAAGCGCGGCTGGTCATGGTAGTGGGTCTCGATGCTTTTCTGCGTCTGGGACAATGGCGAGACCCCCAGCGACTATTCGAACTAGCGCATGTCGTGGTGCTGGACCGCCCTGATTCACCCCAGCATTCCCATGCGCCACTTCCTGACGCACCGTGGGAACTGCTCGGTGATCGTGAAGTCGATAGCGTGGCGAAACTGATGCAGCGGCCCGGAGGCGGGCTTTTGCACTTGCGCTTGCCGTCGCGAATGGCTATTTCGGCAACCGAGATTCGCCGTCGCCTGGCGTCGGGTTTGAGTGTGCGCTATTTACTGGCCGAAGCGGTCGAGAGGCGTATACAAGCAAAACACTTGTATCGTGGCTGA
- a CDS encoding glutamate-5-semialdehyde dehydrogenase: MSVSTSTENHDVMGQPPMDVSVYMHALGKAARGASTALRRCDSGVKNAALAAMARHLDASRDAVLAANARDLQRGRDSGLDAALLDRLALDSSRIETMIEGLRQVASLPDPVGEIDAMQYRPSGIQVGKMRVPLGVIGIIYESRPNVTLEAASLCLKSGNACILRGGSEARESNAAIGACIQSALAETGLPMGSVQVVATTDRAAVGELIRMTEFIDVIIPRGGKSLIERISREARVPVIKHLDGVCHVYIDATADRHKALDIAVNAKTHRYGTCNTMETLLIDAPVAAELLPELASAYASHQVELRGCERCREILPQALPATEEDWAAEYLAPVLAIKVVDGIEEAMDHIDRFGSHHTDAIVTQDYGLARRFMAEVDSSSVIINASTRFADGFEYGLGAEIGISTDKLHARGPVGLEGLTTQKYVVFGDGQVRQ; this comes from the coding sequence ATGAGCGTTTCCACATCGACGGAAAATCATGATGTTATGGGCCAGCCGCCAATGGATGTCTCGGTTTACATGCATGCGCTGGGCAAGGCCGCACGCGGGGCCTCCACGGCACTTCGCCGTTGTGACAGCGGGGTAAAGAATGCCGCGCTCGCGGCCATGGCTCGTCATCTGGATGCCTCCCGTGACGCAGTTTTGGCTGCCAATGCACGTGACTTGCAGCGTGGCCGTGACAGTGGGCTGGATGCCGCCCTGCTCGACCGGTTGGCGCTCGACTCCAGCCGTATCGAGACAATGATCGAAGGACTGCGGCAAGTGGCTTCGCTTCCCGATCCGGTGGGTGAAATCGACGCCATGCAGTATCGTCCCAGTGGCATCCAGGTGGGCAAGATGCGTGTGCCGCTTGGCGTGATCGGTATCATCTATGAATCCCGGCCCAACGTTACGCTGGAAGCCGCCAGCCTGTGCTTGAAGTCTGGCAATGCCTGTATCCTGCGCGGTGGCTCTGAAGCACGAGAGTCGAATGCCGCCATCGGCGCCTGTATTCAGTCTGCTCTGGCTGAGACGGGACTGCCCATGGGAAGTGTTCAGGTGGTTGCCACCACCGATCGAGCTGCGGTCGGCGAGCTGATCCGCATGACGGAATTCATCGATGTCATCATTCCCCGTGGCGGGAAGTCTCTGATCGAACGTATCTCGCGTGAGGCACGGGTGCCGGTGATAAAACACCTGGATGGTGTATGCCACGTCTATATCGATGCCACGGCGGACCGGCACAAGGCACTGGACATTGCGGTGAACGCCAAGACACATCGCTACGGCACCTGTAATACCATGGAAACCTTGCTGATCGATGCACCGGTCGCTGCCGAGTTATTGCCCGAGTTGGCCTCTGCCTATGCTTCCCATCAAGTGGAATTGCGCGGCTGTGAGCGCTGCCGGGAGATATTGCCCCAGGCGCTACCCGCCACTGAAGAGGACTGGGCCGCGGAGTATCTGGCACCGGTGCTGGCGATAAAGGTAGTGGATGGCATCGAAGAGGCCATGGACCACATCGACCGTTTCGGTTCTCACCACACGGATGCCATCGTGACCCAGGACTACGGCCTGGCCCGCCGTTTCATGGCGGAAGTGGATTCCAGCTCGGTTATCATCAACGCCTCTACGCGCTTTGCTGACGGGTTCGAGTATGGCCTGGGGGCGGAAATCGGTATTTCCACCGATAAATTGCATGCGCGTGGGCCAGTGGGGCTGGAAGGCCTGACGACACAAAAATATGTCGTATTCGGCGATGGCCAGGTGCGCCAGTGA
- a CDS encoding diguanylate cyclase domain-containing protein, with protein sequence MSQHRFSGRLMTLAYTLCILLLVAYAMWLYFMGEYEQLLLPTFLSLVMVVTILLHIGQGLHSHLPRILTLICTALLVAFAWYRHPDTPDVWLGLPLAAAFLLLPLWAALLCSLVVIPLWWWLPLPIPATLGRNEQLGYLTLIALLAMPRWEHGLRQALLRATDPTDNECSAYHSDTLNERLKSEYQRAAMLSQRMAVLVLHLPQWEMAGEQFGNRARIALLEALCSEVQSSCRDHDIIGRASSATFWVVLPDTSESGALLVRERLQRALSHRVLVETGQLEVRIALCLPSPQEPFARFAQRLKRCSEVLSEQ encoded by the coding sequence ATGAGTCAGCACCGTTTTTCCGGCCGCTTGATGACCTTGGCTTATACCTTGTGCATCCTATTGCTGGTCGCTTACGCCATGTGGTTATACTTCATGGGCGAATATGAACAACTTCTGCTGCCGACCTTTCTCTCTCTCGTAATGGTCGTGACGATACTGCTGCACATCGGCCAGGGGCTTCACTCTCACCTGCCGCGCATACTCACGCTGATCTGCACGGCGCTACTGGTAGCCTTCGCCTGGTACCGGCACCCGGACACGCCCGATGTCTGGCTCGGCTTGCCCTTGGCTGCTGCCTTCTTGCTGCTCCCTCTGTGGGCCGCCCTGCTATGCTCCCTTGTTGTAATACCGCTATGGTGGTGGCTCCCTTTACCCATACCCGCCACCCTGGGAAGAAACGAGCAGCTAGGCTATCTCACTCTGATTGCCCTTCTCGCCATGCCGCGCTGGGAACATGGGTTACGTCAGGCGCTATTGAGAGCGACCGACCCGACGGATAACGAATGCAGCGCCTACCATAGCGACACGCTCAATGAGCGCCTGAAGAGTGAATACCAGCGCGCTGCCATGCTCAGCCAACGTATGGCAGTACTGGTGCTGCATCTGCCACAATGGGAAATGGCGGGCGAACAGTTCGGTAATCGGGCACGCATCGCCCTTCTCGAAGCGCTATGCAGTGAAGTTCAGAGCAGTTGCCGCGATCATGATATTATCGGGCGCGCCAGCAGTGCGACCTTCTGGGTCGTGTTACCCGACACCAGCGAAAGCGGTGCATTGCTAGTTCGGGAACGCCTGCAACGCGCTCTGTCTCATCGCGTACTGGTGGAAACCGGCCAACTCGAAGTCCGTATCGCCCTTTGCCTTCCCTCTCCACAGGAGCCCTTCGCACGTTTCGCTCAACGCCTGAAGCGGTGCAGCGAGGTATTGAGCGAACAGTAG
- a CDS encoding bifunctional DedA family/phosphatase PAP2 family protein yields the protein MSLVDALYQLTPSPWLLLLLILLISLVESLALVGLLVPGVVLITAAGSLAGHQDVAIPAVLSAAFVGAVLGDGISFSLGYSQRERVMQRWPLSQHPEWLARGARFFKRYGTLSVFFGRFVGPVRPIIPLVAGMLHMSPRTFAWANIVSAALWAPAYVLPGYLLGRSWQKLLELPAELEAWLITLAIILLFLALMFSWGRAQLVRNGRVYGLVAGLARRFPLLRRPWLAMGRQGEVPLASSLLLIVSLGSFSGWTLVVLAFDGPLPIDLQIQQLFSTLQFPMAYYVSEALARLGDSLGIIALILPWAMWMLWRRHMAALLHWAAALGGIALLNTWGKAVFGRVRPETPDYLLGSLAYPSAHTSTAVVVFGLAAAFFATVIPHARRFWLYWGAVALVTPMALSRLVLGYHWFSDVIGGAMLGLIVCSLINLSWQSRTRLPLWSCPWHILAIASAVLAACRIFLLPAV from the coding sequence GTGTCGCTTGTCGATGCGCTTTATCAGCTAACCCCTTCCCCCTGGCTATTGCTGCTGCTTATCCTGCTGATCTCTCTGGTTGAATCACTTGCGTTAGTCGGTTTGCTGGTGCCGGGAGTGGTATTGATCACCGCGGCGGGTTCACTTGCCGGCCATCAAGACGTTGCCATTCCTGCTGTTCTCAGCGCCGCTTTCGTCGGTGCCGTGCTCGGTGACGGAATCAGCTTCAGCCTGGGTTACAGCCAACGAGAGCGGGTCATGCAGCGCTGGCCTCTTTCGCAACATCCCGAATGGCTGGCGCGAGGAGCTCGCTTCTTCAAGCGCTACGGGACACTTTCGGTCTTTTTCGGCCGTTTCGTCGGTCCTGTTCGTCCCATCATCCCTCTGGTAGCCGGCATGTTGCACATGTCCCCACGCACCTTTGCCTGGGCCAATATCGTTTCCGCCGCGCTGTGGGCACCCGCCTACGTCCTGCCGGGCTATCTACTGGGCCGAAGCTGGCAAAAGTTACTGGAATTACCCGCCGAGCTTGAAGCGTGGCTGATCACGCTGGCCATCATCCTGCTCTTTCTGGCGTTGATGTTTTCCTGGGGCCGGGCTCAGCTGGTACGCAACGGGCGGGTATATGGTCTTGTTGCCGGTCTCGCCCGGCGGTTTCCCTTGCTGCGCCGCCCGTGGTTGGCCATGGGTCGCCAGGGAGAAGTGCCTCTGGCGTCCAGTCTGCTGTTGATTGTGTCGCTGGGCAGTTTTTCGGGATGGACCTTGGTAGTACTCGCTTTCGACGGACCGTTACCCATCGACCTGCAGATACAGCAGCTATTCAGCACTCTACAATTCCCCATGGCCTACTATGTCAGTGAGGCACTTGCCCGACTAGGAGATAGCCTCGGCATCATCGCGCTGATTCTGCCGTGGGCCATGTGGATGTTATGGAGAAGGCACATGGCGGCCCTGCTGCACTGGGCGGCCGCACTGGGCGGTATAGCCTTGCTCAATACCTGGGGCAAGGCCGTCTTCGGCCGCGTACGCCCCGAAACGCCGGACTACCTGCTGGGTTCACTGGCATACCCCAGCGCCCACACATCCACCGCCGTGGTGGTCTTCGGCCTGGCCGCCGCCTTTTTCGCCACCGTTATCCCCCATGCCAGGCGTTTCTGGCTCTACTGGGGTGCCGTGGCTCTCGTCACGCCAATGGCGCTATCGCGCCTCGTGCTTGGTTATCATTGGTTCAGCGACGTGATCGGTGGTGCCATGCTGGGGTTGATCGTGTGCTCACTGATCAACCTGAGCTGGCAAAGCCGCACACGTCTTCCGCTGTGGTCCTGCCCTTGGCATATCCTGGCAATCGCATCGGCGGTTCTGGCCGCTTGCCGAATCTTTCTGCTCCCCGCGGTCTAG
- a CDS encoding LysE family translocator — translation MMPWATLTVFVPTFMLVSLTPGMCMTLAMVLGMTQGVKRTLWMMMGELAGVGLVAAAAGAGVAALMLRQPELFALFKWVGGAYLGYLGVMMWRSRGRMAIPSDLDMAPVGRLQLALQGFVTAVANPKGWAFFMVLLPPFLDASRPLPAQLGVLIGLILCIEFLSMLVYATGGQTLRKLLGERDNVRLLNRIAGALMVGVGVWLALG, via the coding sequence ATGATGCCCTGGGCCACGCTAACGGTATTCGTGCCCACGTTCATGCTGGTGTCGCTGACCCCTGGCATGTGCATGACGCTCGCCATGGTGCTGGGCATGACCCAGGGGGTAAAGCGTACGCTGTGGATGATGATGGGCGAGTTGGCTGGCGTCGGGTTGGTGGCCGCCGCTGCCGGGGCGGGGGTGGCGGCCCTGATGCTGCGTCAACCCGAGTTGTTCGCCTTGTTCAAGTGGGTCGGGGGCGCTTATCTTGGGTATCTGGGGGTAATGATGTGGCGCTCGCGCGGACGCATGGCCATCCCCTCCGATCTGGATATGGCACCTGTAGGGCGTCTTCAACTGGCGCTGCAGGGGTTCGTGACAGCGGTAGCCAATCCCAAGGGATGGGCATTCTTCATGGTGCTGCTGCCGCCCTTTCTGGACGCCTCCCGACCGTTACCCGCCCAGCTGGGTGTTCTTATCGGTCTGATTCTATGCATCGAATTTCTCAGCATGCTGGTTTACGCCACGGGTGGTCAGACACTGCGCAAGCTTCTGGGCGAACGTGACAACGTGCGTTTGCTCAACCGTATCGCCGGCGCCCTGATGGTCGGTGTAGGGGTCTGGCTGGCATTGGGTTGA
- a CDS encoding flavin prenyltransferase UbiX, protein MEIDRDVFRPPVTVALTGASGAQYGLRLIDVLAAAGHEVWVMVSKAAHMVIATETDVSLPAQPERLCRALSERSGARPGQIRCFGREDWMAPVASGSGASAAMVVCPCSTGTLSAVACGASNNLIERAADVALKERRKLIMVPRETPFSAIHLEHMLALTRMGAVILPAAPGFYHHPQRVEDLIDFIVARILNQLGVEHSLMPRWGEPATATKDARL, encoded by the coding sequence ATGGAAATTGATCGGGACGTTTTCCGGCCGCCCGTGACCGTGGCCTTGACCGGTGCCTCCGGCGCGCAGTACGGCCTGCGCCTGATCGACGTACTGGCGGCGGCAGGGCACGAGGTGTGGGTGATGGTTTCCAAGGCGGCTCACATGGTGATCGCGACCGAAACCGATGTGTCACTGCCGGCTCAGCCGGAGCGCTTGTGTCGTGCCTTGAGCGAGCGTAGTGGCGCCAGGCCCGGCCAGATACGCTGTTTTGGTCGTGAGGACTGGATGGCTCCCGTGGCTTCCGGCTCGGGGGCTTCCGCAGCAATGGTCGTATGTCCATGCTCCACGGGCACGTTGTCGGCGGTTGCCTGTGGCGCCAGCAACAATTTGATCGAGCGGGCGGCGGATGTCGCCCTGAAGGAGCGGCGCAAGTTGATCATGGTGCCTCGGGAGACACCTTTTTCCGCTATTCATCTCGAGCATATGCTTGCGTTGACGCGGATGGGCGCCGTCATTCTGCCGGCTGCTCCGGGGTTCTATCATCATCCGCAGCGGGTAGAAGACCTTATCGATTTCATCGTGGCGCGCATTCTCAATCAGCTGGGTGTCGAGCACTCCTTGATGCCGCGCTGGGGGGAGCCTGCCACCGCCACAAAAGATGCGCGTCTATGA
- the mpl gene encoding UDP-N-acetylmuramate:L-alanyl-gamma-D-glutamyl-meso-diaminopimelate ligase — MHLHIIGICGTFMGSLALLARELGYTVSGSDANVYPPMSTQLADAGIVLQEGYRAENLDPRPDQVIVGNALSRGNPEVEAVLDSAMAYVSGPQWLAEHVLPGRKVIAIAGTHGKTTTASLLAWLLESAGLEPGFLIGGVPRNFGVSARLGAAGSPFVVEADEYDTAFFDKRSKFVHYRPDIAVLNNLEFDHADIFDDLAAIERQFHHLIRTVPGKGQLLVADGQPALERVLAQGAWSPVVRFGNQAQSQWRIVLERDDASRFQVIHQDDTGNDDDAVVDWALTGEYNARNALAALAAANACGVVLARGCAALSRFETPRRRQEVRGEVNGVQVIDDFAHHPTAIAATLKGLRAATGKGRLLAVIEPRSNTMRLGALRQRLGESTRHADHVFWYQPPGLEWSLDEVVQQRGEDAALYQDLETLVAAVVAKASPLDRIVVMSNGSFGGVHEKLLHALEERQPHGN, encoded by the coding sequence ATGCACCTTCATATCATCGGCATTTGCGGCACCTTCATGGGCAGCCTGGCACTGCTGGCACGTGAATTGGGTTATACCGTTAGCGGCTCTGATGCCAATGTCTATCCGCCCATGAGTACCCAGCTGGCTGACGCGGGGATCGTGCTTCAGGAGGGCTACCGAGCGGAAAATCTCGATCCTCGGCCCGATCAGGTCATCGTGGGCAACGCGTTGTCCCGGGGCAATCCCGAGGTCGAGGCTGTGCTCGATAGTGCCATGGCGTACGTCTCGGGACCGCAGTGGCTGGCCGAACACGTCCTGCCGGGACGCAAGGTAATTGCGATAGCGGGTACACACGGCAAGACCACCACGGCCAGCCTGCTGGCTTGGCTGCTGGAGTCGGCAGGGCTGGAACCGGGTTTTCTGATCGGTGGTGTGCCGCGTAATTTCGGCGTCTCCGCCCGGTTGGGTGCTGCTGGGAGTCCCTTCGTCGTGGAAGCCGATGAATACGATACGGCCTTTTTCGACAAGCGTTCCAAATTCGTTCATTACCGCCCCGACATTGCGGTTCTCAATAACCTGGAATTCGATCACGCCGATATATTCGATGACCTGGCCGCCATTGAACGTCAGTTCCATCATCTGATACGTACCGTTCCCGGTAAGGGGCAATTGCTCGTTGCCGACGGTCAGCCTGCGCTGGAGCGCGTGCTGGCGCAAGGCGCATGGAGCCCAGTGGTTCGCTTTGGCAATCAGGCGCAAAGCCAGTGGCGGATCGTATTGGAGCGCGATGATGCCAGCCGCTTTCAGGTGATTCATCAAGATGACACTGGCAACGATGATGATGCTGTCGTGGATTGGGCACTGACCGGCGAGTATAACGCTCGCAATGCTTTGGCGGCCCTGGCAGCGGCCAACGCATGCGGCGTGGTATTGGCACGCGGTTGTGCCGCGCTGTCGCGATTCGAGACGCCCCGGCGGCGTCAGGAGGTGCGCGGCGAGGTGAATGGAGTGCAGGTGATCGATGACTTTGCCCACCATCCGACTGCAATCGCGGCGACCCTGAAAGGGCTGCGGGCGGCTACCGGCAAGGGGCGTTTGCTGGCGGTGATCGAACCCCGCTCCAACACCATGCGCCTGGGGGCGCTGCGCCAGCGTCTCGGTGAGAGTACCCGCCATGCGGATCATGTCTTCTGGTACCAGCCGCCGGGACTCGAATGGTCACTCGATGAAGTGGTCCAGCAGCGGGGAGAAGACGCGGCGCTCTACCAGGATCTGGAGACATTGGTCGCCGCCGTGGTGGCCAAGGCGTCTCCCCTGGATCGTATCGTGGTGATGTCCAACGGGAGTTTCGGCGGTGTCCACGAAAAACTGCTCCACGCCCTCGAGGAGCGCCAACCGCATGGAAATTGA
- a CDS encoding glutaredoxin, which translates to MRFIVRYFFRGLRLVLAPVMLIAEKVSTPQAMERSPEEQARIDEECRRLALYQFRTCPFCIKVRKEMARLGLNIELRDTQLDPDHRKALEEGGGKVKVPCLRIADEMNGDTWMYESDEINAWLHKRFGQ; encoded by the coding sequence ATGAGGTTCATTGTTCGTTATTTCTTTCGTGGCCTACGCCTGGTATTGGCACCGGTCATGCTGATCGCCGAAAAAGTATCCACGCCCCAGGCGATGGAGCGCAGCCCGGAAGAGCAGGCGCGGATCGATGAAGAGTGCCGCAGACTAGCGCTCTATCAGTTTCGCACTTGCCCCTTTTGCATCAAGGTGCGCAAGGAAATGGCGCGTCTGGGACTGAATATTGAATTGCGCGATACCCAACTGGACCCCGATCACCGGAAAGCGCTGGAGGAAGGTGGCGGTAAGGTGAAAGTCCCCTGCCTCAGAATTGCGGACGAAATGAATGGCGATACGTGGATGTACGAATCCGACGAGATCAATGCCTGGCTGCACAAGCGTTTCGGTCAATGA
- a CDS encoding ATP-grasp domain-containing protein — MKRNVFVVALEEQQRQEFKTLRRARELSVHGLLDVSTAVEPPEKISFHRLMEQARKELEDHGGPVDAIVAHWDFPTSVMVPLLCKEYGIPSPSAESVLTCEHKYWSRLEQQRVIPECVPAFCSVDPFAENPLEQVTLDFPFWLKPVKAFSSQLGFKVENEAQFQEAIETMRQEIRHFGDPFNEALSYIDLPADLEGCDGNTCIAEQLVSGIQAAPEGTMFQGEFNVHGIIAQGRSAEEGLFDRLEYPSHLPEKIHRRMIGICKTFLTHIGFDNGCFNAEFMWDEKTDQLWLIEFNTRISQSHSEIFIMVDGMSNHEVAIDIALNERPSLPNREGHYPVAAKCYIPYEHKDGIVTRVPSAEEIQALRERFPGTEVKLAVHEGSRLSELPNQDAFSYQLGTLYIAAEEHEQIQERYDACLEALRFEIDPV, encoded by the coding sequence ATGAAACGCAATGTATTCGTCGTTGCGCTTGAAGAGCAGCAACGCCAGGAATTCAAAACGCTACGCCGCGCGCGCGAACTGAGTGTTCATGGCCTGTTGGATGTCAGCACAGCAGTCGAACCTCCCGAGAAGATCTCTTTCCATCGGCTGATGGAACAGGCGAGAAAGGAGCTTGAAGACCACGGCGGGCCGGTCGATGCCATCGTTGCTCATTGGGACTTCCCTACCAGTGTCATGGTCCCGCTGTTGTGCAAGGAGTACGGTATCCCCTCTCCGTCGGCAGAAAGTGTACTGACGTGCGAGCACAAGTACTGGAGCCGCCTTGAACAGCAGAGAGTGATCCCCGAGTGCGTCCCCGCCTTCTGTAGCGTGGACCCTTTCGCCGAGAACCCGCTGGAGCAGGTCACGCTGGATTTCCCCTTCTGGCTGAAGCCGGTTAAGGCGTTTTCCTCCCAGTTGGGTTTCAAGGTCGAGAACGAGGCGCAGTTTCAGGAAGCGATCGAGACCATGCGCCAGGAGATTCGCCACTTCGGCGACCCCTTCAATGAGGCGCTCAGTTACATCGATCTGCCCGCCGACCTGGAGGGATGCGACGGTAACACTTGTATTGCCGAACAGCTGGTCTCGGGCATACAGGCCGCGCCGGAAGGCACGATGTTCCAAGGTGAGTTCAATGTCCACGGCATCATCGCCCAGGGCAGAAGTGCTGAAGAAGGGTTATTCGATCGCCTGGAGTATCCCAGCCATCTGCCGGAGAAAATCCACCGTCGCATGATCGGTATCTGCAAGACGTTCCTGACTCACATCGGTTTTGACAATGGCTGTTTCAACGCCGAATTCATGTGGGACGAGAAAACGGACCAGTTATGGCTGATTGAATTCAATACGCGGATTTCACAATCCCATAGCGAAATCTTCATCATGGTCGACGGCATGTCCAACCATGAAGTCGCAATAGATATCGCACTCAACGAGCGTCCCTCCCTGCCCAACCGGGAAGGTCATTATCCAGTGGCAGCCAAGTGCTACATCCCGTATGAACACAAGGACGGCATCGTCACTCGTGTACCCAGTGCAGAAGAAATCCAGGCACTGCGCGAGCGCTTTCCCGGTACCGAGGTGAAACTCGCCGTGCATGAGGGTAGCCGTTTAAGCGAGCTTCCCAATCAGGATGCATTCAGCTATCAACTAGGGACGTTATATATCGCCGCCGAGGAGCACGAACAGATCCAGGAGCGATATGACGCCTGCCTGGAAGCGCTACGTTTCGAGATTGATCCTGTGTAA
- a CDS encoding CocE/NonD family hydrolase: MKTMASYPYKVREIENIFIPMRDGAQLAARIWLPEEAERTPMPAIMEYIPYRKRDLTRGRDATNHAYMAGHGYVCVRVDMRGSGDSDGVITDEYTQQEQQDGVDAIEWLSQQSWCDGNVGMMGISWGGFNSLQVAAHQPPALKAIISICSSDDLYADNMHYMGGCLLGDNLSEATVMFAFNSLPPDPAIVGDRWRDMWLERMDCSGLWLESWLGHQRRDAYWTTSSVCEYYDAIKCPVYAIGGWADGFTNTVLRLLEHLDVPRKGLIGPWGHKYPHQGMPGPAIGFLQEAVRWWDYWLKGIENGIMDEPSVRAWLQDSVPPEASYDERPGRWISEPHWPSDNIHQAYYGLGRYALNPMAGEANATDSSNTTSGSQADEKAISVQSPLSVGLFAGKWCSYAATPDLPGDQREEDGGSLVFTSPPLEEPLEIFGVASLSLEISANKPQGMLAVRLSDVAPDGKATRVTYGLLNLSHRDSDANPEPMVPNQRYRVQVALNGIAQRFPVGHQLRISVSTSYWPLAWLPPESVQVDVYPQNSQLTLPVRPPREEDEALAPFAEPEGGEPIETTTLAPSEHNWCLHRDLAAKKSVLEVINDQGNFRIDEIGTEIHRSNREWYTTVEDEFTSARGETYTERCFKRDDWNAEVYTRTVLSCSSEYFFIHAQLDAYEDDYRIFSKNWEKVIPRDNL, encoded by the coding sequence ATGAAGACAATGGCTTCGTACCCGTACAAGGTTCGGGAAATAGAAAATATCTTCATTCCCATGCGTGACGGGGCGCAGCTAGCCGCTCGTATATGGCTGCCCGAGGAAGCGGAGCGCACACCGATGCCGGCGATCATGGAGTACATTCCTTATCGCAAGCGGGATCTGACCCGTGGGCGCGATGCGACCAATCATGCTTACATGGCGGGCCATGGTTATGTATGTGTGCGAGTCGACATGCGCGGTAGCGGCGATTCCGACGGGGTCATTACCGACGAATATACCCAGCAGGAGCAGCAGGACGGCGTTGACGCCATCGAATGGCTATCCCAGCAATCCTGGTGCGACGGTAACGTGGGCATGATGGGGATATCCTGGGGCGGCTTCAATAGCCTGCAGGTAGCGGCGCACCAACCGCCGGCACTCAAGGCAATTATCAGCATTTGCTCCAGTGACGACCTCTACGCCGACAACATGCATTACATGGGTGGCTGCCTGCTGGGCGACAACCTGTCCGAAGCTACCGTCATGTTTGCCTTCAACTCGCTGCCACCGGACCCCGCGATCGTCGGGGACCGCTGGCGGGACATGTGGCTGGAACGCATGGATTGCAGCGGTTTGTGGCTCGAGTCCTGGCTAGGACATCAGCGGCGCGACGCCTACTGGACGACAAGCTCCGTTTGCGAGTATTACGATGCCATCAAGTGCCCGGTATATGCCATCGGTGGCTGGGCCGACGGGTTCACCAATACCGTATTACGCTTGCTCGAGCATCTCGATGTACCCCGGAAGGGACTAATTGGACCTTGGGGACATAAATATCCCCATCAAGGAATGCCAGGGCCGGCTATCGGTTTTCTCCAGGAAGCGGTGCGCTGGTGGGATTACTGGCTGAAGGGTATTGAGAACGGCATCATGGATGAGCCTTCGGTACGCGCCTGGCTTCAGGATAGTGTCCCGCCCGAAGCCTCATATGATGAGCGTCCCGGAAGGTGGATCAGCGAACCCCATTGGCCCAGCGACAATATTCATCAAGCCTACTATGGACTCGGCCGTTATGCGTTGAATCCCATGGCAGGCGAAGCTAATGCAACAGACAGCAGCAATACAACATCCGGGTCGCAAGCTGACGAAAAGGCTATCTCCGTACAGTCCCCATTAAGCGTGGGGTTATTTGCCGGTAAATGGTGTTCATACGCCGCCACTCCCGACCTGCCCGGCGATCAACGCGAAGAGGATGGTGGATCGCTGGTATTCACCTCTCCTCCCCTGGAAGAACCGCTGGAAATATTCGGCGTGGCGTCGCTTTCCCTTGAGATTTCGGCAAACAAACCCCAGGGCATGTTGGCGGTCCGTCTATCGGATGTAGCGCCGGACGGCAAGGCCACCCGGGTAACCTATGGTCTGCTCAACTTGAGCCATCGCGACAGCGACGCCAACCCCGAACCCATGGTTCCCAATCAACGCTATCGCGTCCAGGTAGCGCTGAATGGTATCGCCCAGCGTTTTCCCGTCGGTCATCAACTGCGCATTTCGGTTTCCACTTCATACTGGCCACTGGCCTGGCTACCGCCGGAAAGCGTGCAGGTGGATGTTTACCCGCAAAATAGCCAGTTGACACTTCCGGTACGCCCACCCCGCGAGGAAGATGAGGCCTTGGCCCCCTTTGCAGAACCCGAGGGAGGCGAGCCGATCGAAACAACAACACTAGCGCCCAGCGAGCACAACTGGTGCTTGCATCGTGATCTCGCTGCCAAGAAGTCCGTTCTCGAAGTGATCAACGATCAGGGTAATTTCCGCATCGATGAGATCGGCACGGAAATTCATCGCAGCAATCGCGAGTGGTATACCACGGTAGAAGACGAGTTCACCTCGGCGCGCGGCGAGACGTACACGGAGCGCTGTTTCAAACGCGACGACTGGAATGCCGAGGTTTATACCCGCACGGTGCTCAGTTGTTCCAGCGAGTATTTCTTCATCCATGCACAGTTGGACGCCTATGAGGATGACTACCGAATCTTTTCCAAGAACTGGGAAAAGGTGATTCCTCGTGACAACCTCTAA